A single genomic interval of Rosistilla ulvae harbors:
- a CDS encoding CHAT domain-containing tetratricopeptide repeat protein yields MSMNLPFRLNFLLWHFACVFAVAVSICLNATAYAQLREVESAPSQEKMEGLMQQAQQHYENGELGTAIETMQRLLTMQRRVAGGASVDTAQLLVMLSDLQRQNEDFAGAETSATEALQIIEPALGKNDWRTAETRLHLKDVQIYRELTPKQRESLKQAEELRQKQRKFEEAGDYLKAIDFGKKALEIERSILGLEHPQTAETMGSLSLSYSTIHDFQAAKPFAREALRIRELLFGDEHPEYADSLVAWATLATSRGDYQDAIKSLEKALEVYQQSFGEADLKVLQTLDDLAKNNASMGRFDEAVAHYDRALNIAERAVGKMAPAYQLMLNNLATVYSDQGHYQKAELVYKESLALIVQSQGKQSSSYTYCSNNLASHYQTMGAHQKARKLYEELLYLQEQAGGKSHPAYALTLSDLASLCSLEGDFEQAEALLRQALELFESRIGVQHPTYATCLGRLADLRLAQADFVDAGRLFQKALEVHKQSSGEGSLEYARSLNNLASFYSSMGDEAKAVGLYRQSNTIVRKIHGDEHPDSAISASNLALSLASMGETEKADATLQHALSVFKVNFGESHPKYIQALVSLGRLCLDAGKYEQAKTHLQHAHDLVLEVFGDENHEYLNVIRELAKLAFWTGDFETGQRLLRQAIETSTTISGEQHPQTFGLQSDLATLFYARKDFARAERLFRDSLHAARAGLDTAAMIQSERQQLAMAANIRVQLDTYLAMVVDAEQYQTRAFREVLRWKGATSVRQQQMRTVADDKELAPLFKKLQQTATRLASLSRIFPEPENQDSWKRQITELTAEKERLEAELSRQNATFRNAQDPVTLEDLLTAFPPDATLVDFVEYSRPNPDEVTNKDHRWVRSLVAFVIRKDQPIALFDLGPTAPVVKAIDTWRQSFGTSRDGIAAGQSLRKAIWQPLEKHLEETELVLVSVDGVLGRLPLQALPGKKPNTYLVEDHRLAFIPVPQLLPSLVAGQPPEPAANSLFVMGDVNYDADSNQAEKIASNSLSTAMVRGSDTYFSNLPGTVGEIATIQSVFSQQADASSADVMSLGQDEATEQAFREAASQYRTLHLATHGFFAAADKQSALASDAKRTGAQSVASERDQILRGFNPGLLSGLAFSGANRKPELDQDDGILTADEIAALRLDHVDLVVLSACETGLGEVAGGEGLLGVQRSFQVAGARSTVASLWQVGDVATKLLMERFYRNLWEKKMSKLDALREAQLHLLNHPEEVLGNEAFRGDRRVRPTKNKTQPNRLSPQFWAAFSLSGDWR; encoded by the coding sequence ATGTCGATGAACTTGCCGTTCCGCTTGAATTTTTTGCTGTGGCATTTCGCCTGTGTCTTTGCTGTCGCCGTGTCGATTTGCCTGAACGCAACAGCATATGCGCAGCTGCGTGAAGTAGAAAGCGCTCCATCGCAAGAGAAGATGGAGGGATTGATGCAGCAGGCCCAGCAGCACTATGAGAATGGTGAACTGGGCACTGCGATTGAAACGATGCAGCGGTTGCTCACCATGCAACGACGGGTTGCTGGCGGGGCGAGTGTCGACACCGCTCAACTGTTGGTAATGCTATCGGATCTTCAGCGACAAAATGAGGATTTTGCTGGTGCCGAGACATCGGCCACCGAAGCGTTGCAAATCATCGAACCAGCCCTCGGGAAAAATGACTGGCGAACCGCAGAAACTCGATTGCATCTCAAGGACGTGCAAATCTATCGGGAACTTACACCCAAACAACGCGAGAGCCTCAAGCAAGCCGAGGAATTGCGTCAAAAACAACGGAAATTTGAAGAGGCAGGAGACTATCTTAAAGCGATCGATTTCGGCAAAAAGGCACTTGAGATCGAGCGTTCGATACTCGGGCTTGAGCACCCGCAGACTGCCGAAACGATGGGATCGTTATCGCTGTCGTACTCCACAATTCACGATTTCCAAGCCGCCAAACCCTTCGCCCGCGAAGCGCTTCGAATTCGCGAACTGTTGTTTGGTGATGAACATCCCGAGTATGCCGACAGTCTTGTTGCTTGGGCCACTCTCGCTACAAGCCGTGGCGACTATCAGGATGCGATTAAAAGTCTAGAGAAGGCGTTGGAAGTTTACCAACAGTCTTTCGGCGAAGCAGATCTGAAAGTACTGCAAACCTTAGATGATTTAGCAAAGAACAACGCATCGATGGGCAGGTTCGATGAAGCTGTAGCGCATTACGACAGAGCTCTGAACATTGCGGAACGGGCAGTTGGAAAAATGGCCCCCGCATACCAACTCATGTTGAATAATCTTGCCACCGTCTACAGCGACCAAGGACACTACCAAAAGGCGGAGCTCGTTTACAAGGAATCGCTCGCCCTGATAGTACAAAGCCAGGGCAAACAATCCTCCAGCTATACCTATTGTTCAAACAATCTTGCCTCGCACTACCAAACAATGGGCGCCCACCAAAAAGCTCGCAAGCTGTACGAGGAATTGCTGTATCTGCAAGAGCAAGCTGGTGGAAAGTCGCACCCAGCGTATGCTTTAACCCTTAGCGACTTGGCGAGTCTGTGCTCGCTTGAAGGCGACTTTGAGCAAGCTGAAGCATTGCTGCGACAAGCTCTCGAATTGTTTGAAAGTCGTATTGGGGTGCAGCATCCGACCTACGCAACGTGTCTCGGCAGACTGGCTGATCTGCGATTAGCTCAGGCCGATTTTGTTGATGCTGGACGGCTTTTCCAAAAGGCACTCGAAGTTCACAAGCAGAGCTCGGGCGAAGGTTCGCTCGAATACGCCAGGAGTCTCAACAATCTTGCCAGCTTCTATTCATCTATGGGGGATGAGGCCAAAGCAGTGGGTTTGTATCGTCAATCCAATACAATCGTCCGAAAAATCCATGGCGATGAACATCCCGACAGTGCAATCAGCGCTTCCAACCTTGCCTTGTCATTGGCTTCCATGGGCGAAACGGAGAAGGCAGATGCCACATTGCAACATGCGTTGTCTGTATTCAAAGTGAACTTTGGCGAATCGCACCCAAAGTATATTCAAGCACTTGTCAGCCTCGGGCGACTCTGTCTCGATGCCGGTAAATACGAGCAGGCGAAAACTCATTTGCAACATGCGCACGACTTGGTCCTAGAAGTATTTGGGGACGAAAATCATGAATATCTTAACGTGATACGCGAGTTGGCCAAGCTTGCCTTCTGGACCGGCGATTTTGAGACCGGTCAGCGGTTGCTTCGTCAAGCCATTGAGACTTCCACAACCATCTCAGGGGAACAACATCCGCAAACCTTCGGATTGCAAAGCGATCTTGCGACACTGTTCTATGCCCGCAAAGACTTCGCGCGGGCTGAGCGATTGTTTCGAGACAGCCTGCACGCTGCCCGTGCCGGATTGGATACCGCCGCGATGATCCAGTCGGAGCGTCAGCAATTAGCGATGGCCGCTAATATCCGCGTTCAACTGGACACGTATCTTGCGATGGTCGTTGATGCCGAACAGTATCAGACGCGAGCATTTCGCGAGGTCCTCCGTTGGAAAGGTGCAACATCGGTGCGGCAACAGCAAATGCGAACCGTTGCCGACGATAAGGAGCTGGCGCCCTTATTCAAAAAACTTCAGCAAACCGCCACACGTTTGGCTTCGTTGTCGCGGATCTTCCCCGAACCAGAAAATCAAGATTCGTGGAAGCGGCAAATCACAGAGCTGACGGCGGAGAAAGAGCGGCTCGAGGCGGAATTGAGCCGGCAAAACGCAACGTTCCGCAATGCCCAAGATCCCGTGACGCTGGAGGATTTGCTCACCGCATTTCCGCCCGACGCAACGCTTGTCGACTTCGTTGAATACTCCCGCCCCAACCCCGATGAAGTCACGAACAAAGACCATCGTTGGGTTCGCAGTTTAGTGGCATTTGTCATCCGGAAGGATCAACCGATCGCATTATTCGACCTCGGCCCCACCGCTCCCGTCGTCAAAGCGATCGACACTTGGCGACAATCGTTTGGAACTTCCCGCGACGGAATTGCGGCGGGACAGAGCCTACGCAAAGCGATCTGGCAACCGCTGGAAAAGCACCTCGAGGAGACCGAACTTGTATTGGTTTCGGTCGATGGTGTTTTAGGGCGACTTCCATTGCAGGCACTGCCGGGGAAGAAACCGAACACGTATCTGGTCGAAGATCATCGCCTTGCGTTCATTCCCGTCCCCCAACTGTTGCCCTCGTTGGTCGCTGGCCAACCTCCTGAGCCAGCGGCAAACAGCCTGTTTGTGATGGGCGACGTGAACTACGACGCCGATTCGAACCAGGCAGAAAAAATCGCATCGAATTCCTTGAGCACAGCAATGGTTCGCGGATCCGATACATATTTCTCCAACCTGCCGGGAACGGTCGGCGAAATCGCGACGATCCAATCGGTGTTCAGCCAACAGGCAGATGCGAGTTCCGCAGATGTGATGTCGCTTGGTCAAGACGAAGCGACCGAGCAAGCGTTTCGCGAGGCGGCATCACAGTATCGCACGTTGCATCTGGCGACTCACGGATTCTTCGCCGCTGCGGATAAACAATCTGCGTTGGCGAGCGACGCAAAACGCACGGGCGCGCAATCAGTTGCGTCGGAGCGAGATCAGATACTTCGTGGCTTCAACCCTGGATTGTTGTCGGGATTGGCCTTCAGTGGTGCGAATCGAAAACCGGAACTGGACCAAGACGACGGCATCCTCACCGCGGATGAGATCGCTGCGCTGCGTTTGGATCACGTCGACCTCGTCGTCCTTTCCGCATGCGAAACCGGACTGGGCGAAGTTGCGGGCGGCGAGGGTTTGTTGGGCGTGCAGCGATCGTTTCAAGTTGCCGGTGCGCGATCGACGGTTGCCAGTTTGTGGCAGGTTGGCGACGTGGCGACCAAGTTGCTGATGGAACGCTTCTATCGCAATCTGTGGGAAAAGAAGATGAGCAAACTCGACGCGCTGCGTGAGGCTCAGTTGCATCTACTCAATCATCCCGAAGAAGTGCTGGGCAAC
- a CDS encoding caspase family protein produces MPLIFLLLSPFASLAIAEPSDRPRFALLIGVGQYEHLRETLDGCENDVRAMQQMLQSRFGFADSDIVTLLDAEASGAAIRKEMARLQERVSKVDSGQTPVVVFHFSGHGSQVLDQPSGDPDCDEEDGLDETLVPYDAVQQGGEQDIRDDEIYRFVDNICRDGRAKMWMVLDCCHSGTGARGVTKVRKLQRDLRPEPTTKKRRVQAKRLPAGAVFLSACRSMEVEPEYHDGDKPYGLLTRFLVEVLNQESAVSNLSYDLLREAIVARYRSSGSVAQAPTPTLEYGDPNSLKETIIDGVGLDRPSIWPVQAIPGDREQVLMTAGMLHGVTAGSLFELYESPDSAQWDATPNASSNGDSIGWLEVETAEGGSATCRAFQWQDQQKTPLRLPADFRKAFAIERHHEHGDAILKIRVVRSLDAAQDSRPLTSDDADLPEVVRTSLLSAVRGQESPWLKWVGGESACDYLLRIDGDYAAIFPATGVSHIPDVVAKDRDDEVPKSLIGGWGPFDLRRGSETVAQLQDSLRRITRARNLIALASRQETSTSGLPQGGQSPVDVALELLTVEEADADYNITRSSVWEPETSDIAHSAKLVMHDGDEYGFRIINKETAGKPIYVTVLHVDSNMGIDQIHPWQPEAGAAAEGEQKLKPGESLVVPGYFVCNGEEDEKPIYGSRWAIVLATRTPNRFHLLAQGGLPVTRNSASPLETLLLEQTEFKTRGGFGRRRRPRNQYDDSWGATAVPWQVVPQPQQFTIGPAE; encoded by the coding sequence TTGCCCTTGATCTTTCTGTTGCTATCGCCGTTTGCCTCCCTGGCAATCGCCGAGCCCAGCGATCGCCCACGCTTCGCCCTGCTTATTGGCGTTGGCCAATACGAACATCTGCGCGAAACGCTGGATGGTTGTGAAAACGACGTGCGGGCGATGCAGCAGATGTTGCAAAGTCGATTCGGGTTTGCCGATTCGGACATCGTCACGCTGCTGGACGCGGAAGCCAGTGGCGCCGCGATTCGCAAAGAAATGGCGCGGCTGCAAGAACGCGTCTCCAAAGTCGACAGCGGCCAGACGCCCGTCGTCGTTTTTCACTTCAGCGGCCACGGTTCCCAGGTCCTCGACCAACCGTCGGGCGACCCAGATTGCGATGAAGAGGATGGACTCGACGAGACGTTGGTTCCCTACGATGCGGTCCAACAGGGTGGCGAACAAGACATTCGCGACGACGAGATCTATCGATTTGTCGACAACATCTGCCGCGATGGGCGAGCGAAAATGTGGATGGTGTTGGACTGTTGCCACAGCGGCACGGGGGCCCGCGGGGTGACGAAGGTCCGCAAACTGCAACGCGATTTGCGTCCCGAACCGACAACCAAGAAACGTCGAGTTCAAGCGAAACGGCTCCCCGCCGGGGCTGTCTTCCTTTCGGCCTGCCGATCGATGGAGGTCGAACCGGAATACCACGACGGCGACAAACCGTATGGGCTGCTGACCCGGTTCCTGGTCGAAGTCCTGAATCAGGAATCGGCGGTTTCCAATTTGTCGTACGACCTGCTGCGCGAAGCAATCGTGGCTCGCTATCGCAGCAGCGGTTCGGTGGCTCAAGCCCCAACGCCTACGCTGGAATACGGCGACCCAAATTCGCTCAAGGAGACGATCATCGATGGCGTCGGGCTCGACCGTCCCTCCATCTGGCCCGTCCAAGCGATACCGGGCGACCGCGAGCAAGTCTTGATGACGGCGGGGATGCTGCACGGGGTGACGGCCGGATCGCTGTTCGAATTGTATGAATCCCCCGATTCGGCTCAGTGGGATGCGACGCCCAACGCCTCCAGCAACGGAGATTCGATCGGCTGGCTCGAGGTCGAAACGGCTGAAGGTGGTTCGGCGACGTGTCGAGCCTTTCAGTGGCAAGACCAGCAGAAAACGCCGCTGCGTCTGCCCGCTGATTTTCGCAAAGCGTTTGCGATCGAGCGGCACCATGAACATGGCGACGCGATCCTGAAGATCCGCGTCGTCAGATCGCTCGACGCGGCACAGGACAGTCGCCCGCTGACGAGCGACGATGCTGACCTTCCGGAGGTTGTGCGGACGTCGCTGCTGTCCGCCGTGCGAGGACAGGAATCTCCTTGGCTGAAATGGGTCGGCGGCGAATCAGCTTGCGATTACCTGCTGAGGATCGATGGCGATTATGCAGCCATCTTCCCGGCAACCGGTGTGTCGCACATTCCAGACGTTGTGGCAAAGGACCGCGACGACGAAGTGCCGAAGAGCTTGATCGGCGGATGGGGGCCGTTTGACCTGCGACGCGGCAGCGAAACCGTCGCGCAACTGCAAGACTCTTTGCGGCGGATCACTCGAGCAAGAAACTTGATCGCGTTGGCCAGTCGCCAGGAAACTTCGACATCGGGCCTTCCGCAAGGCGGACAGTCACCGGTTGACGTCGCGTTGGAACTATTGACTGTCGAAGAAGCTGACGCCGACTACAACATCACCCGATCGAGCGTCTGGGAACCCGAAACATCCGACATCGCTCACTCGGCAAAATTGGTGATGCACGACGGCGACGAGTACGGTTTTCGCATCATCAACAAGGAAACAGCGGGGAAACCGATCTACGTGACGGTGTTGCACGTCGACAGCAACATGGGCATCGACCAAATCCATCCCTGGCAACCCGAAGCGGGAGCTGCGGCCGAAGGCGAACAGAAACTGAAACCGGGCGAATCGCTGGTAGTTCCTGGTTACTTTGTCTGCAACGGCGAAGAGGATGAGAAACCGATCTACGGCTCGCGATGGGCGATCGTCTTAGCTACCCGCACACCCAATCGGTTTCATCTATTGGCCCAAGGCGGCTTGCCCGTAACGCGAAACTCCGCCTCACCGCTGGAGACGCTGTTGCTGGAACAAACCGAATTCAAGACGCGCGGCGGCTTCGGTCGCCGACGGCGTCCCAGAAATCAATACGACGATTCTTGGGGAGCCACCGCGGTTCCATGGCAAGTGGTCCCGCAACCTCAGCAGTTCACTATCGGTCCGGCCGAATAG
- a CDS encoding CHAT domain-containing protein, giving the protein MNHCKIWSLGFLSLLTIQTAAGQEDLAIVFRLGDKDVQLETLPRAEALDQNSGALTIWSQNGIDRWVIGSPDATAPLAAATRSFDIQMTRDSNPVAASADANPRSSLDQIVGQVVIRGEGFLTPAHGGRHLDGKLTLRRRPQQGEIAFPQDSITIYQGNNPLLEVPLAEGVAKLSWAEIPDLPQQFADGLPPGTYSLRYADGKNNTSFTVEDEETAQWMLARSETLADLLGESSHPLVRVLTIGEMLSAIDEDGKPKPYLCDALDLTEQVSKEDWAQYLREWNDRILRQLKGEEPASTLEQPTGIATIDEARSLILQNRWQEATATLQPLLQESEDRRAQGLANLYTATILSESAADTTAAASADEHFAKAIECLQEAPASDRFRAHNNYANFLLLRSQDRLYNYAIQAASGVSSPLLLSVGQWQQAREQYEQALQLAESLPPGQIAATQVNLARAYVLLADIVQTLCRDEAELSSVGHDRIVESARQSAAAASENDPDAMTRGAAAEILAHLAFRDEDADTCRRHLQDALKAYTAIGYLPGIESGYRTLGMMNLRLGSSAAEQNPADTPLNSLMISQLLTEILRERFDSGRSGAMRSGFFARRAYVNEQIVELLIQQGDAMEALRFAELGKARSLQDVLMSKNLDASAAIDDNGPELDELLEHWPDDVVGLEYFLGSENSWVFVIAAGEVQALPLVDGDGNPIAPRQLIAEVTEFLQGMNFTAQQMLARYQSEGRFDSSWQDALADYYSILIPPSIQNQLTAAETVVIVPHHVLHYFPFAALVTEVDVHKADGFETVMPKFLIEQDLAITYAPSLESWALFRDRDRRVQKVHAIGIAEFEGAASLPGVEQDLKNLKEHFGDQMQTFVTGDQALESEVVKLLHQPGMLFAATHGMNHADAPMSSFLLCHADEVADGHLTASEVFANEVGADVVVMSACFSGLADRSPLPGDDLFGLQRAFLSSGANSVVSGQWDVYDATGPLLMNAFFAELNQGIPVASALAGAQRSFLRDRRIGGRKEVWIHPYFWSVYTAAGSDLVRFDAKPER; this is encoded by the coding sequence ATGAATCACTGCAAAATTTGGAGTTTGGGATTTTTATCCCTGCTGACGATCCAAACGGCGGCCGGGCAAGAGGATCTCGCGATCGTCTTTCGCTTGGGCGACAAGGATGTCCAGTTGGAGACGTTGCCGCGCGCGGAAGCGCTCGATCAAAACAGCGGGGCGCTGACGATCTGGAGCCAGAACGGGATCGATCGATGGGTGATCGGTTCGCCCGATGCAACCGCTCCATTGGCTGCGGCAACGCGATCGTTCGACATCCAGATGACGCGGGATTCGAATCCTGTGGCAGCTTCCGCAGATGCCAACCCCAGATCTTCCTTGGACCAGATCGTGGGGCAGGTGGTGATTCGCGGGGAGGGATTTTTGACGCCCGCCCACGGAGGCCGGCATTTGGATGGAAAGCTGACTCTGCGTCGGCGGCCGCAACAAGGCGAGATCGCTTTCCCCCAAGACTCCATCACAATCTACCAGGGGAACAACCCATTACTGGAAGTCCCGCTTGCCGAAGGCGTCGCGAAGTTGTCGTGGGCTGAAATTCCCGATCTACCGCAGCAGTTCGCCGACGGCCTGCCGCCGGGCACCTATTCGCTGCGATACGCCGATGGCAAGAACAATACGTCGTTCACTGTCGAAGATGAAGAGACCGCCCAGTGGATGTTGGCGCGATCCGAGACGCTGGCCGACCTGCTGGGCGAATCATCGCATCCGCTGGTTCGCGTTCTCACGATCGGCGAAATGCTGTCGGCGATCGACGAGGATGGAAAGCCCAAGCCTTATCTGTGCGATGCGTTGGATCTGACCGAACAAGTCTCCAAAGAGGATTGGGCGCAGTACCTTCGAGAATGGAACGACAGGATTCTCCGCCAGTTAAAAGGAGAAGAGCCCGCGTCGACGCTCGAACAACCGACGGGGATCGCCACGATCGACGAAGCCCGGTCCTTGATCTTGCAGAATCGTTGGCAAGAAGCGACAGCGACGCTGCAACCCTTGCTCCAGGAGAGCGAGGACCGACGTGCGCAAGGTCTGGCGAATCTCTATACCGCGACGATCCTTTCGGAGTCCGCTGCCGACACAACCGCTGCGGCATCGGCGGATGAACATTTCGCGAAAGCAATCGAATGCCTGCAAGAAGCCCCCGCGTCCGACCGGTTTCGCGCGCACAACAACTATGCCAACTTCCTACTGCTGCGTTCTCAAGACCGCCTGTACAACTACGCCATCCAAGCTGCCTCGGGTGTCAGCAGCCCGCTGTTGCTGTCGGTCGGCCAGTGGCAACAGGCACGCGAACAATATGAGCAAGCTCTCCAACTTGCGGAGTCGCTGCCGCCGGGACAGATCGCGGCGACGCAAGTCAATCTCGCCCGAGCCTACGTGCTGTTAGCCGACATCGTCCAAACGCTGTGTCGCGATGAAGCCGAACTCAGCAGCGTCGGCCACGATCGGATCGTCGAATCGGCTCGGCAATCTGCCGCCGCAGCTAGCGAGAACGATCCCGACGCGATGACTCGAGGTGCCGCGGCGGAGATCCTCGCTCACTTAGCCTTTCGCGATGAAGACGCCGATACATGCCGTCGCCATCTGCAAGACGCTCTGAAAGCTTACACAGCGATTGGATATCTACCCGGAATCGAAAGCGGATACCGAACGCTCGGCATGATGAACCTGCGTTTGGGTTCGTCGGCGGCAGAGCAGAACCCTGCCGATACGCCTCTGAACTCGTTGATGATCTCTCAATTGCTCACCGAAATCTTGCGAGAACGGTTCGACAGTGGTCGAAGTGGTGCGATGCGATCGGGGTTCTTTGCACGACGAGCCTATGTGAACGAACAGATCGTCGAACTGCTGATCCAACAGGGCGATGCGATGGAAGCCCTGCGGTTTGCTGAACTGGGCAAAGCGCGTTCGCTGCAGGATGTACTGATGTCGAAAAACCTCGACGCGTCCGCGGCGATCGACGACAACGGCCCGGAACTCGACGAGCTACTAGAACATTGGCCCGATGACGTGGTGGGGCTGGAGTATTTTCTAGGGAGCGAAAACAGCTGGGTCTTCGTGATCGCCGCGGGAGAAGTTCAAGCCTTGCCGCTGGTCGACGGCGACGGCAATCCGATCGCTCCCAGGCAACTGATCGCCGAGGTCACTGAGTTCCTGCAGGGGATGAATTTCACGGCCCAGCAAATGTTGGCTCGATACCAATCCGAGGGCCGCTTCGACAGCAGCTGGCAAGACGCATTGGCAGACTACTATTCGATCTTGATACCGCCGTCGATTCAAAATCAGCTGACTGCCGCCGAGACCGTTGTGATCGTCCCGCATCACGTGCTGCACTACTTTCCATTTGCCGCGTTGGTCACCGAGGTGGATGTTCACAAGGCGGATGGATTCGAGACGGTGATGCCAAAGTTTTTGATCGAACAAGACCTCGCGATCACCTACGCCCCGTCGTTGGAATCGTGGGCACTGTTCCGCGATCGCGATCGACGGGTTCAGAAGGTTCACGCTATCGGGATCGCGGAATTCGAGGGTGCGGCATCGCTGCCCGGAGTGGAACAGGATCTGAAAAATCTGAAGGAACACTTCGGCGACCAAATGCAAACTTTCGTAACAGGTGATCAGGCTTTGGAATCCGAAGTTGTGAAGCTGCTGCATCAACCGGGGATGCTCTTTGCGGCGACGCACGGAATGAATCATGCCGATGCGCCGATGTCGAGCTTCTTGTTGTGCCATGCCGATGAGGTCGCCGACGGGCACCTGACGGCATCCGAAGTGTTCGCCAACGAAGTGGGAGCGGACGTGGTGGTGATGAGCGCCTGTTTTTCGGGCTTGGCGGATCGGTCGCCGTTGCCCGGCGATGACTTGTTTGGTTTGCAACGCGCCTTCTTGTCCTCGGGTGCCAATTCCGTTGTCTCCGGCCAATGGGACGTCTACGACGCAACCGGCCCGCTGCTGATGAACGCGTTCTTCGCCGAACTGAATCAAGGGATACCGGTCGCGTCGGCACTGGCTGGAGCTCAGCGATCGTTTCTTCGCGATCGTCGCATCGGCGGCCGAAAAGAGGTTTGGATCCACCCCTACTTCTGGTCTGTCTATACCGCCGCGGGAAGCGACCTAGTCCGCTTCGATGCCAAACCAGAACGCTAG
- a CDS encoding metallophosphoesterase: MANLCSAQELAGASTGRFQQAADRTFKAFDREEEQTWQRPFFFMQMADTQYGFFSGNKGFEQEVDLVHRAVEHINRLRPRFVIVCGDLTNATPEHPRYREQVAQYHRDFSQVDAEIPLVCVCGNHDVGNRPTAQSIARYKENFGDDYFSFWVGGVCNIVLNSSVLKDLEGAPEVLAAQQTWLQQQLQEANAAKAKHILMFQHHPLFLAEEDEPDQYFNIPLQRRTPLLAQLKQADVRAVFAGHYHRNAYGTAGSMEMITTGPVGRPLGKDPSGFRIVTVLETGIEHRYWGMDDVPEKIELETTSDAR; this comes from the coding sequence ATGGCGAATCTTTGCTCGGCACAGGAACTTGCCGGTGCGTCCACCGGCCGATTTCAACAGGCGGCCGATCGAACGTTTAAAGCCTTCGATCGCGAGGAGGAACAAACGTGGCAGCGGCCGTTCTTCTTTATGCAAATGGCCGATACGCAGTATGGCTTCTTCAGCGGCAACAAGGGGTTCGAGCAAGAGGTCGATCTGGTGCACCGGGCTGTCGAGCATATCAACCGCCTGCGGCCGCGGTTTGTGATCGTCTGTGGCGATTTGACAAATGCGACGCCAGAGCATCCGCGTTATCGCGAACAGGTAGCCCAGTACCATCGCGACTTTTCCCAAGTCGATGCGGAGATCCCGTTGGTCTGCGTGTGTGGGAATCACGACGTCGGCAACCGACCTACTGCCCAGTCAATCGCCCGTTACAAGGAGAACTTTGGCGACGACTATTTTTCGTTTTGGGTCGGCGGTGTCTGCAACATCGTCCTCAACTCCAGCGTCCTCAAAGATCTCGAAGGGGCTCCCGAGGTCTTGGCCGCTCAGCAAACGTGGCTCCAGCAACAACTGCAAGAAGCAAACGCGGCAAAGGCGAAACACATCCTGATGTTTCAACATCACCCGCTCTTTCTGGCGGAAGAGGATGAGCCCGATCAATACTTCAACATTCCGCTGCAGCGGCGTACCCCTTTGCTGGCCCAACTGAAGCAGGCCGATGTCCGCGCGGTCTTCGCCGGACATTACCACCGCAACGCTTACGGCACCGCCGGATCGATGGAAATGATCACCACCGGTCCCGTCGGCCGTCCGCTGGGGAAGGACCCGTCGGGCTTTCGCATCGTGACGGTGCTTGAGACCGGAATCGAACATCGATACTGGGGAATGGACGACGTCCCAGAAAAGATCGAACTCGAGACGACGTCCGACGCGCGATAG
- a CDS encoding AAA family ATPase — MEPREAILKISAAMNAAVIGQQEVVERILIALLADGHVLMEGFPGTAKTRSVKTLSKLVESDFGRVQFTPDLLPSDVTGSEIYREQDGSFEFQPGPIFGNLILADEINRAPAKVQSALLEAMEERQVTVAAKTHALPELFLVLATQNPIEQEGTYPLPEAQMDRFLLYVRVDYPVGDNETAILRLVRGEKSGAAAEPIAPLSQDVIFAARKEVYAVHVAEPAEKYIVDLILATRNPKQYGDQLARWIRLGASPRGTLALDAAARAHAWLQGQDFVSPDNIRAVAAACLAHRIHLTYEAEAAGVTRVEVIEELLKNVVPV; from the coding sequence ATGGAGCCGCGCGAGGCAATTCTGAAAATTTCCGCTGCCATGAATGCGGCGGTGATCGGCCAGCAGGAAGTGGTGGAACGGATCCTGATCGCGCTGTTGGCCGACGGGCACGTGCTGATGGAAGGTTTTCCCGGCACGGCGAAAACTCGGTCGGTCAAGACGTTGTCGAAGCTTGTCGAAAGCGATTTCGGCCGCGTCCAATTCACTCCCGATCTGCTCCCTTCGGATGTCACCGGATCGGAGATCTACCGCGAGCAGGACGGATCGTTTGAGTTCCAACCCGGACCGATCTTCGGCAATCTGATCCTCGCAGATGAGATCAACCGGGCTCCGGCAAAGGTCCAATCGGCGCTGCTCGAAGCGATGGAAGAACGCCAGGTGACCGTCGCTGCCAAGACGCACGCGCTGCCCGAGTTGTTCCTTGTCCTGGCGACGCAAAACCCGATCGAGCAAGAGGGGACGTATCCGCTGCCCGAAGCCCAGATGGACCGTTTCCTGTTGTACGTTCGCGTCGATTACCCGGTCGGCGACAACGAAACCGCGATCCTGCGACTGGTCCGCGGCGAAAAGTCGGGGGCAGCGGCTGAGCCGATCGCACCGCTGTCGCAAGATGTGATCTTCGCGGCCAGAAAAGAGGTCTATGCGGTGCACGTCGCCGAGCCGGCGGAGAAGTATATCGTCGACCTGATCCTCGCCACGCGGAATCCGAAGCAGTACGGCGATCAACTGGCGCGATGGATTCGCTTGGGAGCGAGTCCGCGGGGAACGTTGGCACTGGACGCCGCCGCGCGGGCCCACGCTTGGTTGCAGGGGCAGGATTTCGTCTCGCCCGACAATATCCGCGCCGTCGCCGCTGCCTGCTTGGCGCATCGCATCCACTTGACCTACGAAGCCGAAGCGGCGGGGGTTACGCGGGTCGAAGTGATCGAAGAACTGTTGAAGAACGTCGTCCCTGTATGA